The segment TCACCGCTACCCGCAATTCAGGTGCTCGCCCCTGGTGTCGGCCGACACGCCAGCGATCCTAACTCTGAACAGCTTCGCACGAGGTGGAGACGGCGGCGGCAAATCGTTCTGCGACAACCGCTTCCACAAGGACACCGAGCTGGTGGTGGCGCTGTCAACGGGGTGGTTGCGCCTGGACGGCAAGCGCAGGTGCAACAAGATGATCCGCATCTACGGGAACGGGCGTGCCGTGCTGGCCAAGGTCGTCGACGAGTGCGACTCGGTGTACGGCTGCGACGCCGAGCACAACTTCGAGCCACCGTGCCCATACAATGACGTAGACGCGTCACCGGCCGTGTGGAAGGCGCTCGGGCTCAAGGAGGAGATTGGAGTGTTCAAGATCACTTGGTCTGATGTGTGAGCGATGCCATGAAAACCTTGCATTAAGCTATGTATACGCAGACATGCGGAAACGTAGATGTGTGCGTTGTTCTCTTGATGGTGGAGTTGCTGCTAATTAAAATAAGCCACCACTCGCTTGTATTTGATATTTTCACAACTTTATGTATTTGTCCCGTCTCGGTGCTATATTTACGATTCACATGTATATGATATTTTTGTTGATTTATGTATTTACGTTGTTTCGGTGCTAGATGTATTATTTATGTGGATTTAATATTTTTTGAGATTTATGTATTTCCCAGTTTGGGTACAGTATGAAATGAAATTGGCAAATACATCAGTTTTTAGTTCAGCAAGACCTTGCATATATGACTGAGTACACACGCACTACCATATGTGATGTTATGCTGGTCATAGATATCTATTTTACTATTTATACACAGAAACATTGAATTATTCGGGCGGTAAAACTCGATGATTTTTGAGTTGTCCCTACAATCGGTTCTTTCAGCGCCTCCTGGAAAGAAACACCAGTATTGAGAAAAAAGAGAACCCTAaacgatgtggatggagctggtgaAATTAAAAAGTGCTTTGAGTACCACGAAACAACAAATTGCCAGTGAATATACAGAGGGAAACTCTAGTGCGTTACATTTGTAATAATTTAATCCTGTGGTGTATTACTTTGATGTTGCCGAGCTACACTTTAATCTTGGTGGATTCCATCCCATATATAATATAAGAAATTTGCAAACGTATGTCACACATACGGATAGTCAAAACTAGTTAGTTAGTTGCACTGCCTTCCCGTGAATTTTATTCACTCGGTTATTCACAAATGACTATTAATGGAAGCTCCATGCCAAATTCCATTCACTGAAACAAAGAAGGCGGCTGTTTAAAAATATTTATGGCACGCCCAATTGTTATATGCCCGAAGGTTGCAGAACACCAACAATATGTTGGTTGCAAAACCAAAGAAAGAGACTGAATTAGAGCAAAAGAAAGTCAAATTTATTGTAAAAAAAGTTCCAAAGTTTTGTGActtattattatcattattattttcTACGTGAGGTGTATATACACCTAGGAACTAAAGGGTATTTCCCACCAGGGCATGCTCTACCATATTTGATGATTTACAGGTTACATACTTATATTTATACGCAATAAAATAGAATTCAAAATTCAATTGAATTCTTTGGGAGGTAAAATACCGAGATTTATGAGTTTTTCCAAAAACCGATTCTTCCGGTGCCTCCCAAAAAAATACCTGGTATGGAGAAGGGCGTGGAAGGTAGCTGCTGGAATTACAAAGCGCTTTGAGTAACACCAAATAGTACATTAAGAGAAAAATTAGATACAAGGTTAATCACAAGTGAGTTACATTTGTAACAATTCAATATATCTTTATATTATTCTGATGTTACCGAGCTAGACCTTAATCTTGGTGGCTTCCATCCCCCATATATAATACAAATAGGAAACGTACATCACTCTTGATACAGATAGTCTCAACTAGTTACTTTACACTACTTCACTATGCATGTCATTCACTCGGATGTTCACGAATGCCTCCACCTCGGCTATTAGTGGAAGCTCCGTGCCAAAAGTTCATTCAATAAAATAAAGAAGAGACGGTTGTTTAAAAGTAAATGTTGCACACCCAAATGTTAAAAGCCCGAAGGTTGCAGAACATCAACCATCTCTGGGTTACAAAACCGAAGAAACGAGACTGAATTAGATAACCCAGTTGATGTTCCTTGGGGCTTGGGCCCTATATAAAGAACATGGATCAACCAATATATCCACACAAATGCACAATCACAAATTACAGATTTGCAAGCAACGTGACTACCTCACAGACATGGCTAAATTGAAGAAGCTATTAGCTATGTTTGCTCTTGTGATGCTCCTGTCACAGCTTCGCGTCCATGGTGTCTCCGTGTCCGTGAGCAGCAGCGCGAACGTTACTACAGAGGCCAAACATCTTCACGGAAGGTGCCACATCAGTGGCTTCCTGCATGGCAAAGCCGGTGACTGCAACAGGGATCACGGCTCGGTCTGCTGTAAAGACGGTCACCGCTACCCGCAATTCAGGTGCTCGCCCCCGGTGTCGGCCGACACGCCAGCGATCCTAACTCTGAACAGCTTCGCACAAGGTGGAGACGGCGGCGGCAAATCGTTCTGCGACAACCGCTTCCACAAGGACACCGAGCTGGTGGTGGCGCTGTCAACGGGGTGGTTGCGCCTGGACGGCAAGCGCAGGTGCAACAAGATGATCCGCATCAACGGGAACGGGCGTGCCGTGCTGGCCAAGGTCGTCGACGAGTGCGACTCGGTGTACGGCTGCGACGCCGAGCACAACTTCGAGCCACCGTGCCCATACAATGACGTAGACGCGTCACCGGCCGTGTGGAAGGCGCTGGGGCTCAAGGAGGAGATTGGAGTGTTCAAGATCACTTGGTCTGATGTGTGAGCGATGCCATGAAAACCTTGCATTAAGCTATGTACATGCAGACATGCGGAAACGTAGATGTGTGCGTTGTTCTCTTGGTGGTGGAGTTGCTGCTAATTAAAATAAGCCACCACTCGCTTGTATTTGATATTTTCACAACTTTATGTATTTGTCCCGTCTCGGTGCTATATTTACGATTCACATGTATATGATATTTTTGTTGACTTATGTATTTACGTTGTTTCGGTGCTAGATGTATTATTTATGTGGATTTAATATTTTTTGAGATTTATGTATTTCCCAGTTTGGGTACAGTATTAAATGAAATTGGCAAATACATCAATTTTTAGTTCAGCAAGACCTTGCATATATGACTGAGTACACACGCACTACCATATGTGATGTTATGCTGGTCATAGATATCTATTTTACTATTTATACACAAAAACATTGAATTATTCGGGCGGTAAAACTCGATGATTTTTGAGTTGTCCCTACAATCGGTTCTTTCAGCGCCTCCTGGAAAGAAACACCAGTATTGAGAAAAAAGAGAACCCTAaacgatgtggatggagctggtgaAATTAAAAAGTGCTTTGAGTACCACGAAACAACAAATTGCCAGTGAATATACAGAGGGAAACTCTAGTGCGTTACATTTGTAATAATTTAATCCAGTGGTGTATTACTTTGATGTTGCCGAGCTACATTTTAATCTTGGCGGATTCCATCCCATATATAATATAAGAAATTTGCAAACGTATGTCACTCATACGGATAGTCAAAACTAGTTAGTTAGTTGCACTGCCCTCCCGTGAATTTTATTCACTCGGTTATTCACAAATGACTATTAATGGAAGCTCCATGCCAAAATTCCATTCACTGAAACAAAGAAGGCGGCTGTTTAAAAATATTTGTCGCACGCCCAATTGTTATATGCCCGAAGGTTGCAGAACACCAACAATCTGTTGGTTGCAAAACAAAAGAAAGAGACTGAATTAGAGCAAAAGAAAGTCAAATTTATTGTAAAAAAAGTTCCAAAGTTTTGTGActtattattatcattattattttcTACGTGAGGTGTATATACACCCAGGAACTAAAGGGTATTTCCCACCAGGGCATGCTCTAGCATATTTGATGATTTACAGGTTACATAGTTATATTTATACGCAATAAAATAGAATTGAAAATTCAATTGAATTCTTTGGGAGGTAAAATACCGAGATTTATGAGTTTTTCCAAAAACCGATTCTTCCGGTGCCTCCCAAAAAAATACCTGGTATGGAGAAGGGCGTGGAAGGTAGCTGCTGGAATTACAAAGCGCTTTGAGTAACACCAAATAGAACATTAAGAGAAAAATTAGATACAAGGTTAATCACAAGTGAGTTACATGTGTAACAATTCAATCTATCTTTATGTTATTCTGATGTTACCGAGCTAGACCTTAATCTTGGCGGCTTCCATCCCCCAGATATAATACAAGTAGGAAACGTGCATCACTCTTGATACAGATAGTCTCAACTAGTTACTTTACACTACTTCACTATGCATGTCATTCACTCGGATGTTCACGAATGCCTCCACCTCGGCTATTAGTGGAAGCTCCGTGCCAAAAGTTCATTCAATAAAATAAAGAAGAGACGGTTGTTTAAAAGTATATGTTGCACGCCCAAATGTTAAAAGCCCGAAGGTTGCAGAACATCAACCATCTCTGGGTTACAAAACCGAAGAAACGAGACTGAATTAGATAACCCAGTTGATGTTCCTTGGGGCTTGGGCCCTATATAAAGAACATGGATCAACCAATATATCCACACAAATGCACAATCACAAATTGCAGATTTGCAAGCAACGTGAGTACCTCACAGACATGGCTAACTTGAAGAATCTATTAGCTATGTTTGCTCTTATGATGATCTTGTCACAGCTTCGCGTCCATGGTGTCTCCGTGTCCGTGAGCAGCAGCGCGAACGTTACTACAGAGGCCAAACATCTTCGTGGAAGGTGCCACATCAGTGGCTTCCTGCATGGCAAATCCGGTGACTACAACAG is part of the Triticum dicoccoides isolate Atlit2015 ecotype Zavitan unplaced genomic scaffold, WEW_v2.0 scaffold68397, whole genome shotgun sequence genome and harbors:
- the LOC119347460 gene encoding putative ripening-related protein 4, translated to MAKLKKLLAMFALVMLLSQLRVHGVSVSVSSSANVTTEAKHLHGRCHISGFLHGKAGDCNRDHGSVCCKEGHRYPQFRCSPLVSADTPAILTLNSFARGGDGGGKSFCDNRFHKDTELVVALSTGWLRLDGKRRCNKMIRIYGNGRAVLAKVVDECDSVYGCDAEHNFEPPCPYNDVDASPAVWKALGLKEEIGVFKITWSDV
- the LOC119347453 gene encoding putative ripening-related protein 4, whose protein sequence is MAKLKKLLAMFALVMLLSQLRVHGVSVSVSSSANVTTEAKHLHGRCHISGFLHGKAGDCNRDHGSVCCKDGHRYPQFRCSPPVSADTPAILTLNSFAQGGDGGGKSFCDNRFHKDTELVVALSTGWLRLDGKRRCNKMIRINGNGRAVLAKVVDECDSVYGCDAEHNFEPPCPYNDVDASPAVWKALGLKEEIGVFKITWSDV